From Schizosaccharomyces pombe strain 972h- genome assembly, chromosome: II, the proteins below share one genomic window:
- the utp20 gene encoding U3 snoRNP protein Utp20: MKAAAQSNSKNYVFLPFSKRVENLKIDVAHKIPRAADLEDEDVESYFISCLRKWEDLNLSTHYVNFLRSVTPYSQSLPQIVYHQKTIFDLIVQYAREGDSLSLQPILELLTQFARDLALEFASYIDQTLELLCILVQNNELEVVDWSFHAAAYLFKYLRKILAPRLIHTYDILSPLLGKEKQKSHVTRFTAEALSFLCKTVSYENAIEFTGHVLLDLNDHYTPQYHEGVVILFSRIIQGVDTSIHFKGKAFFEILLRSEIYTLPRSKSVIIPVLISTIHHCTSDSFNELEKLIISKITGEPLLYINLFKATLVTRKGSRVSDYPSFFKAYLQIPNLVSWENIESDLSVLIFEISALLFVYPQISDLMPHTVRIISFLQQGPLHLFFSFVDVVKQLNMQRYDSFIKPSLPKFISSLVSDESQKSLAILESVLDNSVPVPVDVASVSLNHFVYCIERLQIVSPSYEDIISLWSSLMIIISSSLGSDEIYKACLLFLRKLEDVSSESVLLGDICGIVLHLLQRKVSRLFLDSSYYKPILDSLLGVFGFLADSKVFLESIRPFFGTSYDFCSSYTSLMDRLINNLSRGLTSLRAASIDLIIALCKSLQKNEVLQSLSLVKKLSELPFDPSTSRDASVLLRNLSAKSSALEKDTRRVVLHALLGLTITRFTPLWPDLSRTAASIVTKEVEDEFLAIIYSWLSLPSPPSGLLGPTDTAVFVKPDLSLEKLPTLEINTFNCPAISYFETSFDECFSKFASSDNYIIGNLLKTNQEDLSNLPTFRSQALRVLNELPEIASRNINVLDNYLFSLQHGFDLNTEWARPDVYLLLGLYSKFTGIKEFVNRDARKEFFLWALTINDPKVQKLVLDIILLYSEEAITTYEENLRNLLDDKKCRDELITFLFVDYADSKIQDIHRPLLMPVVISILYGKMVSKGYGGQKNQAARRSTILSALGNMQVEDLQILVDIMLRPYNGLEVKLNANNNLEIDTGNIPSLTLRRQIGFLTMTEELLLQISSKLSSVAPKILNAVLYNLVVSDDQISSQEAFENFEVKMAYTVRQLSLKVFLLFLKSCSDVDFKPYNVFIYTAFVVPRLDRFADENTQSVSNLMKIFRCWFENEAYLDSVLEFSSHILTALLNTASHTAVKLPVLLYILDTLNLVITHLQSEESESQLREKILANLVMPNITLIFASLSNILKNPQFCNNNRVMDGSVQALSAVSEYMSLDIDSSPLLNLLVSFLRKPNRLVPSNVKSNILVLLCKLLPTNTKWLHASISQTNDFDTIMHLYTSMVDIKARQHLNDLLKIYSTIDDNLIFSSVFVEEINSISKKRLDEPDFERRLSAFTSFNEKHFSLISDLAWLPVLYNFFFYVQDAEELAIRASASLGIKRFIESITMNDASNQFKIDVFVKFIFPFIKNQMKNKNELIRQEFIGLLSYSIKSLTMVDAISDMQPLLYEGDEEANFFNNILHIQLHRRKRAMKRLVNVCAIGVIRSGNISQIFLPLLENFCLGNDTVQTLLDESVITIGEIIKWAHWNQYQAILKRYVSLLKNNAIDQKVVVRLITAVVSALRPLDDAVASYTNSEMNIEQFDGQKKKCVLASSLPSEERFTEVLTNDFFPTLMLYLHIRDESTVTLRVAIALSIVQLVALLPEEEIVLRLTPVLIDTCHILRSRSLESRDATRKALAAISKFLGPKYFSFIISQLQTSLKRGYQLHVLGYTVHYLLLAIEDVYPYGSIDYCMDSLAQIFVDEIFGEVGVEKDSEDYKSNVKEIKGNKSYDSYEIVARISSFDSLSTLLRPVKNVLFETNVPKSLRKVDELCRRLSLGIVANKQSASQSSLIFCYNVYEFVVKEKETVAALKQQENDGYRSAPNFFLENSKKLIRFTFDVLRGVSNKHKELLTARNMAAFVPLIGESLLSSSEEVQISALRFLVLLLPLKIDQVFSGSSVFTSQAVKYIQNSPSTNTELCQASFKFLASILPYENVKIKESTINYLLERVGTDIQEPDRQGVMFSLVRAVIARKIMTPELYKIIDLIRDMMVTNHTKSTRQTCRHLYYSFLLDYPQGKTRLSKQISFILKNLEYEFAPGRESVMELLHLILNNFSDALLKEYHQGIFIALVMVLANDSEPHCREMSAELIKLVYQRADNENFNLIRQLLSHWTSVEKAGKNLVRVSMQLFGLLFETFGFERMEEVHLFTKVFERVLSTTISHPEEATNEWELNYFGLQSWLKLVLADPKKSCEKEFSKIWESMRYLILFKHAWVRLSVSRLFGHFFAIIGDSNFGKLSLGIDGVVFSLDFVTQISNALQAQLRSPVLSEELGMQVAKNLIFLTRWFNSIRSSDDSPFLEIFRRMRKTLKKQTIEEYSINKKYLMQWFASVIHVFSGEELQPVLSEIIAALYRYTELQEAERKSQQELADLVTESLQVLQEKVGATVFARAYQEVRNAAIEVRRERREKRAIEQVVAPEVASRKKIRKNERKRENRKQKTNHHRMVNSIFKNR; this comes from the exons ATGAAAGCTGCGGCGCAGAGCAATTCCAAAAACTATGTT TTTTTGCCTTTTTCCAAGAgagttgaaaatttaaagattgATGTAGCTCATAAAATCCCTAGAGCTGCTGATTTAGAGGATGAAGAC GTTGAGTCTTACTTTATTTCATGTCTCAGGAAATGGGAGGACTTGAATCTTTCAACCCACTATGTAAACTTTCTTCGTAGTGTCACTCCATACTCACAGTCTTTACCTCAAATAGTATATCatcaaaaaacaatttttgatcTTATTGTACAGTATGCTCGTGAAGGAGATTCACTGTCTTTACAGCCAATCTTAGAATTATTGACACAGTTTGCTCGTGATCTGGCACTGGAGTTTGCAAGTTATATTGATCAAACCTTAGAACTACTCTGCATTCTCGTTCAGAATAACGAGTTGGAAGTTGTTGACTGGTCTTTTCATGCTGCTGcttatctttttaaatatcttCGAAAAATTCTTGCACCCCGTTTAATTCATACTTATGATATTCTATCCCCTCTATTAGGTAAGGAAAAGCAGAAGAGTCATGTTACTCGTTTTACCGCTGAGgctttatcttttttgtgTAAAACAGTTTCTTACGAGAATGCAATTGAGTTTACTGGACATGTGTTGCTCGATCTAAACGATCACTATACTCCTCAATATCACGAGGGAGTCGTCATTCTCTTTTCAAGGATAATACAGGGCGTTGATACGAGTATTCACTTTAAaggaaaagctttttttgaaatcctATTACGATCTGAGATTTACACCTTGCCAAGGTCTAAAAGTGTGATAATTCCTGTCTTAATTTCTACAATTCATCATTGTACTTCAGATTCCTTTAACGAATTAGAAAAGTtaataatttctaaaataaCCGGTGAGCCATTActatatataaatttatttaaagctACGTTGGTTACCAGAAAGGGCTCTCGCGTATCTGATTATCCGTCTTTCTTTAAAGCCTATTTGCAGATACCCAACTTAGTCAGCTGGGAAAATATAGAGTCAGATCTTTCAGTTCTGATATTTGAAATATCTgctcttctttttgtatATCCCCAAATTTCTGATTTAATGCCTCACACGGTACgcattatttcttttttacaacAAGGTCCATTACActtgtttttctcttttgttGATGTTGTGAAACAGCTAAATATGCAACGGTATGATTCCTTCATTAAACCATCTCTTcccaaatttatttcttcacTAGTGAGTGATGAATCTCAGAAGTCGTTGGCAATTTTGGAAAGCGTTTTAGACAACTCTGTGCCCGTTCCAGTTGATGTGGCTTCAGTCTCTCTTAACCACTTTGTATATTGTATTGAGAGACTTCAAATTGTTTCCCCGTCTTACGAAGATATCATCTCCCTATGGTCTTCTTTGATGATTAttatttcatcttcattaGGATCTGATGAAATCTATAAGGCTtgcttgctttttttaagaaagtTAGAAGATGTTTCATCTGAATCAGTTTTATTAGGAGATATTTGTGGAATTGTATTGCATTTGCTTCAACGCAAAGTTTCTCGTTTATTTCTGGACAGCTCTTATTACAAGCCAATTCTAGATTCTTTGCTTGGcgtttttggttttttagcTGACAGTAAAGTCTTTTTAGAAAGTATTCGCCCCTTTTTCGGTACTTCATATGACTTTTGCAGCTCGTATACTTCATTAATGGATcgtttaattaataatttaagtCGGGGGTTGACATCCCTAAGAGCGGCTTCTATTGATTTGATTATTGCATTGTGCAAATCTCTTCAGAAAAACGAGGTCCTACAATCTCTATCTCTAGTAAAAAAGTTATCAGAGCTGCCTTTTGATCCTTCAACCAGTCGTGATGCATCGGTCTTGCTACGAAATTTGTCTGCCAAATCATCCGCTTTAGAGAAGGACACTAGAAGAGTTGTATTACATGCCTTACTAGGGCTAACTATTACTCGATTCACCCCGCTTTGGCCGGATTTGTCAAGGACAGCAGCTTCCATCGTCACGAAGGAAGTGGAAGATGAGTTTTTAGCTATCATTTATTCTTGGCTTTCACTTCCTTCTCCTCCCTCTGGTTTGTTAGGACCAACTGATACTGCCGTGTTTGTGAAACCAGATTTGTCACTAGAAAAGCTACCTACCTTAGAAATTAACACATTCAATTGTCCTGCGATTTCTTACTTCGAAACATCTTTCGATGAGTGCTTTTCTAAGTTCGCTTCGTCTGACAACTATATAATTGGAAACTtactaaaaacaaatcaagAAGATCTTTCAAATCTTCCGACTTTTCGGTCTCAGGCTTTACGAGTACTCAATGAGCTTCCGGAAATAGCATCCCGTAACATAAATGTTTTAGACAATTATCTTTTTAGTTTACAACATGGTTTCGATCTTAATACGGAATGGGCTCGTCCTGATGTCTATTTGCTCTTAGGACTTTACTCGAAATTCACTGGCATCAAAGAGTTTGTCAATCGAGATGCTcgaaaggaattttttctttgggCCCTTACTATTAATGACCCAAAGGTTCAGAAATTGGTTCTAGACATAATTCTTCTATATTCAGAAGAAGCAATTACTACTTACGAAGAAAATCTTCGAAACTTGCTGGATGATAAAAAGTGTAGAGATGAATTAATTACATTTCTATTTGTGGATTACGCAGATAGCAAAATTCAAGATATTCATCGTCCGTTACTTATGCCTGTTGTAATATCCATTCTCTACGGAAAAATGGTGTCTAAGGGATATGGAGGACAAAAGAATCAAGCTGCCAGACGATCAACAATTTTATCTGCACTTGGGAATATGCAAGTAGAAGATTTACAGATTTTAGTTGATATTATGTTACGACCCTATAATGGTCTTGAGGTCAAATTGAACGCTAATAATAATTTGGAGATCGACACTGGAAACATTCCTTCTTTGACACTACGGCGACAAATTGGTTTTCTGACAATGACCGAGGAACTTTTATTGCAGATTTCTTCTAAACTTTCTTCAGTTGCTCCCAAAATTCTGAATGCCGTTCTCTATAATTTGGTTGTATCCGATGATCAGATTTCCTCTCAAGAGGCTTTCGAGAATTTTGAGGTGAAAATGGCATATACGGTCAGACAGCTATCACTGAAAgtttttctactttttttgaagtccTGCTCTGATGTCGATTTCAAGCCttataatgtttttatatatacTGCTTTTGTGGTTCCACGCCTTGATCGGTTTGCTGATGAAAACACACAAAGTGTGTCAAAtctaatgaaaattttccGTTGCTGGTTTGAGAATGAAGCCTATTTAGATAGCGTCCTTGAGTTTTCTTCTCATATATTAACTGCTTTGCTTAACACTGCGTCTCACACTGCCGTCAAATTGCCGGTGTTGCTATACATTCTTGATACTTTGAACTTGGTCATAACTCATTTACAATCAGAAGAAAGTGAATCGCAGTTAAGAGAAAAGATCTTGGCAAATTTGGTTATGCCGAACATCACACTTATTTTTGCGAGTCTTTCgaatattttgaagaatccCCAATTTTGCAATAATAATCGTGTAATGGATGGATCCGTTCAGGCATTATCTGCTGTATCAGAATATATGTCATTAGATATTGACTCTTCGCCTTTACTTAATCTGTTGGTTTCATTTTTGAGGAAACCCAACCGTCTGGTCCCTTCAAATGTTAAGTCTAATATTTTAGTTTTGCTTTGTAAACTTCTTCCAACCAATACGAAATGGCTGCATGCTTCAATATCACAGACAAATGATTTTGATACTATTATGCATCTATATACTTCTATGGTTGACATCAAGGCTCGTCAACATTTGAACGAtcttttgaagatttaTTCAACAATTGATGATAACCTTATTTTCAGCTCAGTAtttgttgaagaaataaattctatttctaaaaaacGGCTTGATGAACCAGATTTTGAGCGTCGCTTATCTGCTTTTACCtcatttaatgaaaaacacttttctttgatttcAGATTTAGCTTGGCTGCCTGTGCTCTAtaacttcttcttttacgTTCAAGACGCTGAAGAGCTGGCTATTCGCGCTAGTGCGTCCCTGGGGATTAAACGGTTCATTGAATCAATAACTATGAATGATGCATCAAATCAGTTTAAGATTGATGTCTTTGTtaagtttatttttcccttcatcaaaaatcaaatgaaaaataaaaatgaactCATTCGGCAAGAGTTTATTGGCTTGCTTAGTTATTCTATTAAATCGTTAACGATGGTCGATGCAATTTCGGATATGCAACCTTTGCTTTACGAAGGTGATGAAGAagccaattttttcaataacatTTTGCATATTCAGTTGCACAGACGTAAACGAGCAATGAAAAGGCTTGTTAATGTCTGTGCCATTGGTGTGATTAGAAGTGGTAATATTTCTCAAATATTTCTACCCTTGCTGGAGAACTTTTGTTTAGGTAATGATACCGTGCAAACTTTGTTAGATGAATCAGTGATCACAATTGGAGAAATCATAAAGTGGGCACATTGGAATCAATACCAAGCTATTTTGAAGCGATATGTTTCgctgttaaaaaataacgCTATTGACCAAAAAGTAGTTGTTCGTTTGATAACGGCCGTTGTGTCAGCATTAAGGCCATTGGATGATGCAGTCGCTTCCTATACAAACTCCGAAATGAACATAGAACAGTTTGATGgccaaaagaagaaatgcGTTTTAGCCAGTAGCCTACCTTCCGAAGAGAGATTTACAGAAGTCCTTactaatgatttttttcctacCCTGATGTTATATCTACATATAAGAGACGAATCAACGGTTACCCTTCGTGTTGCAATTGCGCTTTCAATCGTGCAACTTGTTGCGCTTCTTCCCGAGGAAGAAATTGTTCTACGGTTAACTCCTGTTTTGATAGATACTTGCCATATTTTACGCAGTCGCTCTTTAGAGTCGCGTGATGCAACCCGGAAAGCTTTAGCAGCGatatcaaaatttcttGGCCCGAAGTACTTTTCCTTTATTATCAGTCAATTACAAACTTCTTTGAAAAGAGGGTATCAACTCCATGTTCTAGGTTACACAGTTCATTACCTCTTATTGGCGATTGAGGACGTGTATCCGTACGGCTCTATAGATTACTGTATGGATTCTCTGGCTCAAATATTTGTTGATGAGATATTTGGAGAAGTTGGTGTTGAAAAAGATTCTGAAGATTACAAATCAAATGTGAAGGAAATCAAAGGCAATAAGAGCTACGATTCTTATGAGATTGTTGCTAGAATTTCTAGCTTCGATAGTTTGAGTACATTACTTCGTCCGGTGAAGAATGTTTTGTTCGAAACAAATGTTCCTAAATCTCTACGAAAAGTAGATGAATTGTGTCGGAGACTTTCTTTAGGAATTGTCGCGAACAAACAAAGTGCTTCGCAGAGTTCTTTGATTTTCTGTTATAATGTTTACGAATTTGTTGTCAAGGAAAAGGAAACTGTTGCGGCATTGAAACAGCAAGAAAACGATGGTTATCGGTCAGCTcctaatttctttttagaaaaCTCAAAGAAGTTAATAAGGTTTACTTTCGATGTTTTACGTGGTGTATCTAACAAACATAAAGAATTGTTGACAGCCAGAAACATGGCGGCTTTCGTGCCTCTAATCGGTGAATCGCTTTTAAGTAGCTCTGAAGAAGTTCAAATTTCTGCATTACGCTTTCTCGTTTTGCTTCTccctttaaaaattgatcaGGTTTTTTCGGGTAGTTCAGTCTTCACGTCTCAGGCTGTGAAATATATACAGAATTCGCCTTCTACAAACACAGAATTATGTCAAGCAAGTTTTAAGTTTTTAGCATCTATTTTACCTTATGAAAATGTAAAGATTAAGGAATCGACTATAAACTATTTACTGGAAAGGGTTGGAACTGATATTCAAGAACCTGATCGTCAAGGTGTTATGTTTTCGTTGGTTAGAGCGGTTATTGCTCGCAAAATCATGACTCCTGAACTGtacaaaataattgatttaataCGAGATATGATGGTGACAAATCATACTAAATCCACTCGTCAAACTTGTCGTCATTTGtattattcatttcttcttgaTTATCCCCAGGGTAAAACTCGACTATCCAAGCAAATATCATTTATTCTTAAGAACTTGGAATATGAATTCGCACCCGGACGCGAATCTGTAATGGAGCTCTTGCATCTTATcttgaataattttagtGATGCTTTATTGAAAGAGTATCATCAAGGAATATTTATTGCTCTAGTTATGGTGCTAGCTAATGACTCAGAACCTCATTGTAGAGAGATGTCTGCAGAATTAATAAAGCTCGTATATCAACGTGCTGACAATGagaattttaatttgattCGACAGTTGTTGAGTCATTGGACTTCAGTTGAGAAAGCCGGGAAAAATTTGGTCCGTGTAAGTATGCAGCTGTTTggtttattatttgaaacttttggCTTCGAGAGGATGGAAGAAGTGCACCTTTTTAcgaaagtttttgaaaggGTTCTTTCAACAACTATTAGCCATCCAGAAGAAGCAACAAATGAATGGGAGTTAAACTATTTTGGTCTCCAATCTTGGTTGAAGCTGGTCTTGGCGGATCCCAAAAAGTCATGTGAAAAGGAGTTTTCAAAGATTTGGGAATCAATGCGTTATCTTATACTTTTTAAGCATGCATGGGTTCGACTTTCTGTCTCCCGTCTCTTTGGTCACTTTTTTGCAATAATCGGAGACtcaaattttggaaagctTTCATTAGGAATTGACGGAGTTGTTTTCAGTTTAGACTTTGTAACGCAAATATCAAATGCTTTACAAGCACAATTACGTAGTCCGGTTCTTTCCGAAGAGTTGGGCATGCAGGTTGCTAAAAACTTAATATTCCTTACTCGCTGGTTTAATAGCATTCGCAGTTCTGATGATTCTccttttttggaaatatttAGAAGAATGCGCAAAACCCTCAAGAAGCAAACTATTGAAGAATATAGCATCAACAAGAAATACTTGATGCAATGGTTTGCTAGCGTTATCCATGTTTTCTCTGGTGAAGAATTGCAACCGGTCCTTTCTGAAATTATTGCGGCTTTATATCGCTATACAGAACTACAGGAGGCTGAAAGGAAATCGCAACAGGAACTTGCAGATTTAGTGACTGAGTCATTACAAGTGCTTCAGGAAAAAGTTGGCGCGACTGTGTTTGCTAGGGCTTATCAAGAAGTACGAAATGCTGCTATCGAAGTTCGCAGAGAAAGACGTGAGAAACGAGCTATTGAGCAAGTTGTAGCTCCTGAAGTTGCTTCTCGCAAGAAAATTCGaaagaatgaaagaaaacGAGAAAATaggaaacaaaaaacaaaccaTCATCGCATggtaaattcaatttttaaaaataggTAG
- the arp10 gene encoding actin-like protein Arp10, with translation MRKNCDISTVVVQIDEFGIYIGNASDKEPTWKVDLVPYKQSWVPISIVTTIIQRYCLNTFNCLAEIVRVVLVLDIFVTRKQKKELCDGLFNTLNVPITLWICAPLTAILSTSTRDAIIVDIGMKETKFIVILDLCILMHYTKTSKRSLSTVLERMADCFKLNNKKNSQKLLEDEEFAVTEALMKSLLKSRVPSKPTEELYQLTDQEAYFRYSDILPLAETTCQTNKTERGSSFNDAEKIRVPSWIANAGIEALFEGSDAGGSDIADQALPNVLLSLYRILPIDIRRIMSKLIVFNGILPSLPGWYQRFQNEMTSRGLAIKAVPGQTTADMMAWNGASTTCESQLDYDPDDPKHLRHSIVESPLLYGQDQYFNGENAPEWW, from the coding sequence ATGCGAAAAAATTGCGATATTAGCACCGTAGTGGTGCAAATTGACGAATTTGGAATTTACATCGGAAATGCTAGCGATAAAGAGCCAACTTGGAAAGTAGATCTTGTTCCTTATAAACAAAGCTGGGTCCCTATATCCATTGTGACAACTATAATTCAAAGATACTGCTTGAACACATTTAACTGTCTAGCTGAAATAGTACGCGTTGTATTAGTATTGGACATTTTTGTTACAAggaaacagaaaaaagagcTTTGTGATGGATTATTCAACACTTTAAACGTTCCAATCACGTTGTGGATATGTGCACCATTAACAGCGATCCTAAGCACATCAACAAGAGATGCAATAATTGTGGATATCGGGATGAAAGAAACAAAGTTCATCGTAATTTTAGACCTTTGTATCTTAATGCATTATacaaaaacttcaaaaagaagcttAAGTACGGTTTTGGAACGTATGGCTGACTGTTTTAAACTGAAcaacaagaaaaattcTCAAAAGCTATTGGAAGATGAGGAGTTTGCCGTAACGGAAGCATTAATGAAGtctcttttaaaatcaagAGTACCAAGCAAACCGACTGAAGAGCTCTATCAATTAACAGATCAAGAAGCTTACTTTCGGTATTCGGATATCTTACCCTTAGCTGAAACAACTTGtcaaacaaataaaactgAACGGGGCTCAAGCTTTAATGACgctgaaaaaattagagTTCCATCTTGGATCGCCAATGCAGGCATTGAGGCTCTCTTTGAGGGTTCTGATGCTGGAGGGTCGGACATAGCAGACCAAGCCCTTCCTAACGTTTTACTATCTCTGTACCGTATTCTTCCAATTGACATTAGAAGGATTATGTCGAAgttaattgtttttaatggGATTCTTCCTTCGCTTCCAGGTTGGTACCAgagatttcaaaatgaaatgacATCTCGTGGACTCGCTATAAAAGCTGTACCAGGACAGACAACTGCAGACATGATGGCATGGAATGGAGCAAGCACTACCTGCGAATCACAGTTAGATTATGACCCGGATGATCCTAAACATCTTCGTCATTCTATTGTTGAGTCGCCATTACTATATGGCCAAGACCAATACTTCAACGGAGAAAATGCCCCAGAATGGTGGTAA
- the rpl1901 gene encoding 60S ribosomal protein L19: MANLRTQKRLAASVLKCGKRKVWMDPNEISEISNANSRQNVRKLIKDGLVIRKPNLMHSRFRIRKTHAAKRLGRHTGYGKRKGTAEARMPSAVVWMRRQRVLRRLLRKYRESGKIDKHLYHTLYLEAKGNTFKHKRALIEHIQRAKAEANRTKLIQEQQDARRARAKAARQRRAKAVEEKREQLYTAAEKIEE; this comes from the coding sequence ATGGCCAATCTTAGAACGCAGAAGCGACTTGCTGCATCCGTCCTTAAATGCGGCAAACGCAAAGTTTGGATGGATCCTAATGAAATCAGCGAAATCAGCAATGCCAACAGCCGTCAAAACGTCCGTAAGTTGATTAAGGACGGTTTGGTTATTCGCAAGCCTAACTTGATGCATTCTCGCTTCCGCATTCGTAAGACCCATGCCGCCAAGCGTCTTGGTCGTCACACCGGTTACGGTAAGCGTAAGGGTACTGCCGAAGCTCGTATGCCCTCTGCTGTTGTTTGGATGCGCCGTCAACGTGTTTTGCGTCGTCTTCTTCGCAAGTATCGTGAGTCTGGCAAGATTGATAAGCATCTTTATCACACTCTTTATTTGGAAGCTAAGGGTAACACCTTTAAACACAAGCGTGCTTTAATTGAGCATATTCAACGTGCCAAGGCTGAGGCCAACCGTACTAAGTTGATCCAAGAGCAACAAGATGCTCGTCGTGCTCGTGCCAAGGCTGCTCGTCAACGCAGAGCCAAGGctgttgaagaaaagcGTGAGCAACTTTACACTGCTGCCGAAAAGATTGAGGAGtaa